A region of Gammaproteobacteria bacterium DNA encodes the following proteins:
- a CDS encoding FAD-dependent oxidoreductase codes for MNPIIIVGSGLSGYTLAREFRKHDKDTPLRIITADDGRFYSKPMLSNALSNGRTPDQLATADATQMAAQLNAVIQTHSQVNAIDTARHIITVDGQELEYAKLVLALGADVIKPPLKGDAADAVMSVNDLGDYTRFRAVIADAKHVAIIGAGLIGCEFANDLRSVGIAVDVISTGNAPLNRLLPEAAGHALQEGLAQIGVNWHIDKAVTAVDRAAQDYRLTLSDGSSVEADAVLSCVGLRPRTTLANAAGIHTVHGIAVDRFLATSAPDVYAMGDCAEVEGLVLFYVMPLMNAARALAKTLAGEPTPVAYPPMPVVVKTPAHPVVVSPPSPGVMGVWKIEGLDTGVRALFFDGDNKLRGFALTGTTVSEKNALVKELPALL; via the coding sequence ATGAACCCCATCATCATCGTCGGTAGTGGTCTTTCGGGTTATACCCTGGCCCGCGAATTCCGTAAACACGACAAAGACACGCCATTGCGGATCATAACGGCGGATGACGGGCGCTTTTATTCCAAGCCTATGCTTTCCAATGCCTTGAGCAACGGCCGGACACCGGATCAGCTGGCCACGGCTGACGCCACACAAATGGCGGCCCAATTGAACGCGGTGATCCAGACGCATAGCCAGGTGAACGCTATCGACACGGCGCGTCATATCATTACCGTGGATGGCCAGGAGCTGGAATACGCCAAGCTTGTGCTTGCGCTGGGCGCCGATGTAATCAAACCCCCATTGAAGGGCGATGCCGCTGATGCCGTGATGTCGGTGAATGACCTGGGCGACTACACACGTTTTCGTGCTGTCATTGCCGACGCCAAGCATGTCGCTATCATCGGCGCGGGGCTGATCGGCTGTGAGTTCGCCAACGACCTGCGCAGTGTAGGTATCGCCGTGGATGTCATCAGCACAGGCAACGCACCGCTCAATCGCCTGCTGCCCGAGGCGGCCGGACACGCATTGCAGGAAGGTTTGGCACAGATCGGCGTCAACTGGCACATTGACAAGGCCGTTACGGCGGTAGACCGTGCCGCTCAAGACTACCGCCTTACACTCTCTGATGGCTCAAGCGTCGAGGCAGACGCGGTGTTGTCCTGCGTGGGCCTGCGTCCGCGCACCACTCTGGCCAATGCTGCGGGCATACACACAGTGCATGGTATCGCCGTGGACCGCTTCCTTGCCACCAGCGCACCCGATGTTTATGCCATGGGCGATTGCGCCGAGGTAGAAGGCTTGGTGCTGTTCTACGTCATGCCGCTGATGAACGCCGCACGTGCCCTGGCCAAGACCTTGGCGGGCGAGCCTACCCCCGTCGCCTATCCGCCCATGCCGGTGGTTGTGAAAACACCGGCACATCCCGTAGTCGTTTCCCCGCCGTCGCCCGGCGTTATGGGCGTATGGAAAATCGAGGGATTGGACACCGGCGTGCGCGCGCTATTTTTTGATGGTGACAACAAACTGCGCGGCTTTGCCCTGACCGGCACAACGGTGAGTGAAAAAAATGCGCTGGTCAAGGAATTGCCAGCGCTGCTTTAA
- a CDS encoding rubredoxin, giving the protein MKKWQCVVCGLIYDESAGMPAEGIAPGTRWADIPDNWACPDCGVTKSDFEMIEIAA; this is encoded by the coding sequence ATGAAAAAATGGCAATGTGTAGTCTGTGGCCTGATCTATGATGAAAGCGCCGGAATGCCTGCGGAAGGCATCGCTCCGGGTACGCGCTGGGCGGACATCCCCGATAACTGGGCCTGCCCGGATTGCGGGGTAACAAAAAGCGATTTCGAGATGATTGAAATCGCGGCATAA
- a CDS encoding rubrerythrin family protein — protein sequence MKHDGSVTIQNLEAAFAGESMAYIKYMYFAKICRAQGDEETAKVFEDTAAQEVQHAFGHLDLLYPKDRMDAARCLDMAIAGETYEFTEMYPKFRHLAVQENNEAAVREFDEQIAESVEHAQRFQATLEKAAKRFAALTKVEERHANHYRATLAKVRG from the coding sequence ATGAAACACGACGGTTCGGTAACCATCCAGAATCTTGAAGCGGCCTTCGCCGGCGAGTCGATGGCATACATCAAATATATGTACTTCGCCAAAATCTGCCGTGCGCAGGGAGACGAGGAAACCGCCAAGGTCTTTGAAGATACGGCGGCGCAGGAAGTGCAGCATGCCTTCGGCCACCTTGATTTGCTTTACCCTAAGGACCGGATGGATGCCGCGCGCTGCCTGGATATGGCAATTGCCGGGGAAACCTACGAGTTCACCGAGATGTACCCCAAGTTCAGGCATTTGGCGGTGCAGGAAAACAACGAGGCGGCGGTGCGTGAATTCGACGAACAAATCGCCGAGTCCGTTGAACATGCGCAACGCTTTCAGGCGACGCTGGAAAAGGCCGCCAAACGGTTTGCCGCCTTGACCAAGGTTGAAGAGCGTCACGCCAACCACTATCGCGCGACTCTCGCCAAAGTGCGCGGTTAA
- a CDS encoding LysR substrate-binding domain-containing protein has protein sequence MTLTELRYIVAVARERHFGRAAEACFVSQPTLSVAVRKLEDELGVVLFERGPSEVTVTPVGERIIAQAMRVLDEARTLKELAKQGQDPLSGPIRLGAIYTIAPYLLPHLIPVLHKCAPHMPLLIEENYTGTLAGRLQQGELDVIVISLPFEESGIVTQPLYDEDFVVVLPVGHPLAKKTAVKPTDITDETVLLLGAGHCFRDQVLSACPACNRSSAAPGSLQKTLEGSSLETIRLMVASGVGITVLPGTSVSTRHNKLLAVRPFVKPVPTRRVALAWRKSFTRPEAIQAIRQAILSSDLPGIRPIM, from the coding sequence ATGACCCTCACCGAACTCCGCTACATTGTCGCCGTCGCCCGTGAACGCCATTTTGGGCGTGCGGCAGAGGCGTGCTTTGTCAGCCAGCCTACGTTAAGCGTGGCGGTGCGCAAGCTGGAGGATGAGCTGGGCGTGGTGCTGTTCGAGCGCGGCCCAAGTGAAGTAACGGTGACGCCGGTAGGAGAACGTATCATCGCACAGGCGATGCGCGTGCTGGACGAGGCTCGCACGCTCAAAGAGCTTGCCAAGCAGGGGCAGGATCCGCTATCCGGCCCAATACGTCTGGGTGCGATTTACACCATCGCTCCTTATTTATTGCCCCACCTGATTCCTGTGCTACATAAGTGCGCGCCGCACATGCCGCTGCTGATCGAGGAAAATTATACCGGCACACTGGCCGGACGCCTGCAGCAGGGCGAGCTGGATGTGATCGTGATCTCGCTGCCTTTTGAGGAGTCTGGCATTGTCACCCAACCGCTGTACGACGAAGATTTTGTGGTGGTATTGCCCGTTGGTCACCCGCTAGCGAAGAAAACCGCCGTCAAACCGACGGACATCACCGATGAGACAGTATTACTGCTGGGGGCGGGTCACTGCTTCCGTGACCAGGTGCTGAGCGCTTGTCCGGCCTGCAATCGTAGCAGCGCCGCGCCCGGCAGCCTGCAAAAGACACTGGAGGGCAGCTCACTGGAGACTATCCGGCTGATGGTGGCCTCCGGTGTGGGGATCACGGTGCTGCCGGGCACTTCGGTAAGCACCCGACACAACAAGCTACTTGCTGTGCGCCCCTTTGTTAAACCCGTCCCCACCCGCAGAGTAGCGCTGGCCTGGCGTAAGAGCTTCACCCGGCCCGAAGCGATTCAAGCCATCCGGCAGGCTATCCTTTCCTCGGATCTGCCAGGCATACGCCCTATTATGTGA
- a CDS encoding response regulator: protein MLDKNSTILIVDDTHIMRESLRRVLLTMGYEHVIQAENGREAIKILSTSDKKIDLIFLDIVMPIMDGKATLKKIRETNKVIPIIMLTSVADKDSIMECSKQGITNYVLKPINASDGPSMLSDIFVTL, encoded by the coding sequence ATGTTAGATAAAAATTCAACTATATTGATAGTTGACGACACGCATATTATGCGTGAATCGCTCAGGCGTGTTCTGCTAACGATGGGATATGAACACGTTATTCAAGCCGAGAATGGCCGGGAAGCAATAAAAATACTCAGCACTTCCGACAAGAAGATTGACTTGATATTCTTGGATATTGTCATGCCAATAATGGACGGAAAAGCAACACTGAAAAAGATTCGGGAAACTAACAAGGTGATTCCAATAATAATGCTTACTTCAGTTGCCGATAAGGATTCAATCATGGAATGCAGCAAGCAAGGAATTACAAACTATGTCCTCAAACCAATCAATGCTTCAGATGGCCCAAGTATGCTTTCGGATATTTTCGTGACACTCTAA
- a CDS encoding penicillin-insensitive murein endopeptidase, which yields MVWIGSVLILALSLPSNSAMAIESTCYGSKSNGRLENGIQLPLQGKNFSPYSTLAPHLGRTYVHTKVHDVVVAAYHALELAAPGKTFVYGETGWKLGGRFQPHRTHQNGLSVDFMVPVLDEDGRSVPLPTGLVNRFGYDIEFDTDGKYMNYTIDFETIAEHLYHLHVAAKARGIGLDRVIFDPRYLSRLFQTRRGTFLKEHVSFMRGEAWVRHDEHYHVDFAVTCKPL from the coding sequence ATGGTATGGATTGGTAGTGTTCTTATTCTTGCACTATCCTTGCCGTCAAATTCAGCTATGGCGATTGAAAGCACATGTTACGGTAGCAAAAGCAATGGGCGGCTTGAAAATGGTATTCAATTGCCTCTACAGGGGAAAAATTTCTCCCCCTACAGCACTCTCGCACCCCATCTCGGTCGAACCTATGTGCATACAAAGGTTCACGACGTTGTGGTTGCCGCTTATCATGCGCTGGAGTTGGCGGCACCAGGAAAAACCTTCGTGTACGGGGAGACCGGGTGGAAATTGGGGGGTCGATTTCAGCCCCATCGCACACATCAAAATGGACTCTCCGTAGACTTCATGGTTCCGGTGCTTGATGAGGACGGACGTTCAGTCCCGTTACCAACGGGGTTGGTAAACCGCTTCGGTTATGACATTGAATTTGATACTGATGGCAAGTACATGAACTACACCATCGACTTCGAGACAATTGCGGAGCATCTTTACCATCTGCACGTTGCCGCAAAGGCCAGAGGTATAGGTTTGGATAGGGTGATATTTGATCCACGATACCTCTCCCGATTGTTTCAGACGCGGCGAGGAACATTTTTAAAAGAGCATGTCAGCTTCATGCGTGGGGAAGCGTGGGTGCGGCATGATGAACATTATCATGTCGACTTTGCAGTGACATGCAAGCCCCTATAG
- a CDS encoding type VI secretion system tip protein VgrG has protein sequence MGRLDAYELRTDAWASIRSADGILIATTQRPGLGASVTSTQMDAAEAVAQMKAAHALSKTLCDAATHQTALNSKTAQTAQHDLINAIDPAQQGKYTAPVNSQTAQKTQPGTRDLDPTTPVEKFATPAILLDSPTNINWDTPASTALFAGQHLHWTSQADLHLAAAHTLASVAGGATTLFTHSGGIQAIAANGPLSLQAHTDQLEILADDSVTVTSVNGDIEIKASQKIVLQAGQSSITLEGANITLACPGSVSVKGAVHGFEGAMREEAGLEGLPVGVVGAADNELATFLEEKTWVEFQLVDSTNQPLPFEKYVLQLPDGRKTTGQLDATGGVRIEAVKRGECIISFPSHNLTLRT, from the coding sequence GTGGGACGGCTGGACGCTTACGAACTGCGCACCGATGCCTGGGCCTCTATACGCAGCGCGGACGGCATCCTCATCGCCACCACCCAACGCCCCGGCCTGGGCGCCAGCGTCACCTCCACCCAGATGGACGCCGCCGAAGCCGTGGCGCAGATGAAAGCGGCACACGCGCTGTCCAAAACCCTGTGCGACGCCGCCACCCACCAAACGGCCCTGAACAGCAAGACGGCCCAAACCGCCCAACACGACCTCATCAACGCCATCGACCCCGCCCAGCAAGGCAAATACACCGCCCCAGTCAACAGCCAGACCGCCCAGAAGACACAGCCGGGCACGAGAGACCTCGATCCCACAACACCGGTCGAGAAATTCGCCACCCCGGCCATCCTGCTGGACAGCCCCACCAACATCAACTGGGACACCCCCGCCAGCACCGCCCTGTTCGCCGGGCAACACCTGCACTGGACCAGCCAGGCCGACCTGCACCTCGCCGCCGCCCACACCCTCGCCAGCGTCGCCGGTGGCGCCACCACCCTGTTCACCCACAGCGGCGGTATCCAGGCCATCGCCGCCAACGGCCCGCTCTCATTACAAGCCCACACCGATCAACTGGAGATCCTCGCCGACGACAGCGTCACCGTCACCTCCGTCAACGGCGACATCGAAATCAAGGCCAGCCAGAAGATCGTCCTGCAAGCCGGGCAATCGTCGATCACGCTGGAAGGCGCCAACATCACCCTGGCCTGCCCGGGCAGCGTCTCGGTGAAGGGGGCGGTGCATGGATTTGAGGGGGCGATGCGGGAGGAGGCGGGGTTGGAAGGGTTGCCGGTGGGAGTGGTGGGGGCCGCTGATAATGAGCTTGCAACATTTTTGGAAGAGAAAACGTGGGTTGAGTTCCAGCTTGTTGATTCCACCAACCAACCTCTACCATTTGAGAAATATGTTCTACAGCTACCTGATGGCCGAAAAACTACGGGACAGCTGGATGCAACTGGGGGCGTTAGAATTGAAGCGGTAAAGCGGGGAGAGTGCATAATCTCGTTTCCATCACATAACTTAACGCTAAGGACGTAA
- a CDS encoding IS66 family insertion sequence element accessory protein TnpB, protein MNMKSLEASRHYWQQHVAAWRCSGLKQIDYCRQHGLVPKQLRYRIAKDRRNDVCVSGTDAVTLVPVQIEEVNGAGLVLQNAGGWQLTLPSGVSASWLATLLRGLS, encoded by the coding sequence ATGAATATGAAATCGTTGGAGGCAAGTCGCCACTACTGGCAGCAGCACGTCGCGGCCTGGCGGTGTAGTGGCCTGAAGCAGATTGATTATTGCAGGCAGCATGGACTGGTGCCGAAGCAGCTTCGCTACCGGATCGCCAAAGACCGTCGAAACGACGTTTGCGTGAGCGGCACGGATGCGGTCACGCTGGTGCCCGTGCAGATCGAGGAGGTCAACGGTGCTGGGTTGGTGTTGCAGAACGCGGGGGGGTGGCAGCTCACGCTGCCGTCCGGTGTTTCGGCAAGCTGGCTGGCAACCTTGCTGCGGGGCTTGTCATGA
- the tnpB gene encoding IS66 family insertion sequence element accessory protein TnpB (TnpB, as the term is used for proteins encoded by IS66 family insertion elements, is considered an accessory protein, since TnpC, encoded by a neighboring gene, is a DDE family transposase.): MIAQPHTIWVAVAPMDMRVGIDGLSLRVQQALGKAPCDGSAYVFRNRRGDRLKVLLWDGNGVWLCQRRLHRGRFVWPQADSPVWSLELAQWQWLIAGVDWQRMSAQPAADWRL; this comes from the coding sequence ATGATTGCGCAGCCGCATACGATCTGGGTGGCGGTCGCGCCGATGGACATGCGGGTGGGCATCGATGGTCTGTCGCTGCGGGTGCAGCAGGCGCTGGGCAAGGCCCCCTGCGATGGCTCGGCCTATGTGTTTCGTAACCGTCGCGGTGATCGGCTCAAGGTGTTGCTGTGGGATGGCAATGGCGTGTGGTTGTGCCAGCGCCGGTTGCATCGGGGGCGCTTCGTCTGGCCGCAGGCGGACAGTCCGGTCTGGTCATTGGAACTTGCCCAATGGCAGTGGCTGATTGCTGGTGTCGACTGGCAGCGGATGTCGGCCCAACCGGCGGCCGACTGGCGTTTGTGA
- a CDS encoding IS66 family transposase codes for MQQLDEKSNKVQQLSDQLSLRDQQLKHADLKIQALTFELAYYKRIRFANKSEQFSLEQRELFEESWNTDTSALEAEVEQLASTQQPKRERAGRQPLPNHLGNRSMRCSTSCIHAVVPRIEHRHEPEGCTCGQCGKDLVKIGEDISEQLDVEPARFFVHRHIRPQYACRACETVSAAPIPPAVIDGGMAAPGLLTWVMVSKFMDHLPLYRLEQIAARSGVTLSRSTLAEWVGRIGVALQPLADRLAERLRQRTVLHADETPVQQLDPGRGKTLRAFLWAYRSCDLEQGDPLVLFDYQADRRGKHARNFLQGWKGALMVDDYAGYKGLFAHAVVELACLAHARRKFYDLHAAHQSPIAAEALKRIAGLYAIEDQGKTLGIEDRHALRQQHAKPKLDEFHAWLQRTRLTTATGSGTAKAIDYSLKRWDAIKRYLGDGRYPIDNNPVENTIRPIALGKKNWLFTGSERAGRRAAAIQSLFATAKLNGIEPAAWLKDTLEKLPTWPNSRIDELLPLRSVQASG; via the coding sequence ATGCAGCAGCTCGACGAAAAGAGTAACAAAGTACAACAGTTAAGCGATCAACTGTCACTGCGCGACCAGCAGCTCAAACACGCCGACCTCAAAATCCAGGCCCTGACCTTCGAACTCGCCTACTACAAGCGCATTCGCTTTGCCAACAAGAGCGAACAATTCTCCTTGGAGCAGCGCGAGTTGTTCGAGGAAAGCTGGAATACCGACACCAGTGCGCTGGAAGCCGAAGTGGAACAGCTGGCATCTACCCAGCAACCCAAGCGCGAACGCGCCGGTCGCCAGCCGTTGCCGAATCATCTCGGCAACCGCTCCATGCGTTGCTCTACCTCCTGCATCCATGCAGTCGTCCCGCGCATCGAGCATCGCCACGAACCTGAGGGTTGCACCTGCGGCCAGTGCGGCAAGGATCTGGTCAAGATCGGCGAAGACATCAGCGAGCAACTGGATGTCGAGCCCGCCCGCTTCTTCGTGCATCGCCACATTCGTCCGCAGTATGCTTGCCGTGCTTGTGAGACCGTCAGTGCGGCGCCGATTCCGCCGGCGGTCATCGACGGCGGCATGGCGGCGCCGGGCTTGCTCACCTGGGTGATGGTCAGCAAATTCATGGATCACCTGCCTCTCTACCGGCTGGAGCAGATCGCGGCCCGCAGTGGGGTTACCCTGTCACGCTCCACCTTGGCCGAATGGGTAGGTCGCATTGGCGTGGCACTCCAGCCGCTGGCCGACCGGCTGGCCGAGAGACTCCGCCAGCGCACCGTCCTGCACGCCGACGAGACCCCGGTGCAGCAACTCGACCCCGGACGGGGAAAAACGCTACGCGCCTTCCTCTGGGCCTACCGAAGTTGCGATCTCGAACAGGGAGACCCCCTCGTCCTCTTCGACTACCAGGCCGACCGGCGCGGCAAACATGCCAGGAACTTCCTGCAAGGCTGGAAGGGTGCCCTTATGGTCGATGATTATGCCGGCTACAAAGGCCTGTTCGCCCACGCCGTGGTGGAACTGGCGTGCCTGGCCCATGCGCGGCGGAAATTCTACGATCTGCATGCCGCCCATCAGAGCCCGATTGCGGCCGAGGCATTGAAGCGCATTGCCGGACTCTACGCCATCGAAGATCAGGGCAAGACCCTGGGCATCGAAGATCGTCATGCATTACGCCAGCAACACGCCAAGCCGAAGCTGGACGAATTCCATGCCTGGCTCCAGCGCACACGGCTCACCACCGCCACGGGTAGCGGCACCGCCAAGGCCATCGACTACAGCCTCAAACGCTGGGATGCAATCAAGCGCTACCTCGGGGATGGCCGTTACCCCATCGACAACAACCCGGTGGAAAACACCATCCGTCCTATTGCGCTTGGTAAAAAGAATTGGCTGTTCACCGGCAGTGAACGCGCGGGCCGCCGCGCCGCCGCCATCCAGAGCCTGTTCGCAACGGCGAAACTTAACGGCATCGAGCCGGCGGCCTGGCTGAAGGATACGCTGGAGAAACTACCGACCTGGCCTAACAGCCGCATTGATGAGCTGTTGCCGTTGCGGTCTGTGCAGGCATCAGGCTGA
- a CDS encoding type VI secretion system Vgr family protein has protein sequence MGPALKRGKYEDILCMIPRVLTHHPGTLSGIHSHSLDGTGYNQWVIDDTQHQLRMRLASSTAASQLNLGHLIHQSPASAQRGSFRGEGFELR, from the coding sequence TTGGGACCCGCATTAAAACGAGGAAAATATGAAGATATTCTCTGCATGATTCCCCGAGTCCTGACCCACCACCCCGGCACCCTCTCCGGCATCCACAGCCACAGCCTCGACGGCACCGGCTACAACCAGTGGGTGATCGACGACACCCAACACCAGCTGCGCATGCGCCTGGCCAGCAGCACCGCCGCCTCCCAGCTCAACCTCGGCCACCTCATCCACCAATCCCCCGCCAGCGCCCAGCGCGGCAGCTTTAGGGGCGAGGGCTTCGAACTGCGGTAA
- a CDS encoding IS4 family transposase, which yields MYSGQLVFAQLMEHLPLHTFRRCVQRYPSKYPTKTFSHLDQFLCMAFAQLTYRESLRDIETCLRAHQAKLYHLGIRGNIAKSTLADANEQRDCRIYADFAMSLIQTARKLYASDSFAVELEQTVYALDTTTIDLCLSVFPWARFRSTKAAVKMHTLLDLRGNIPTFIHISDGKMHEVNVLDILIPEAGSFYIMDRGFTDFARWFTLHQAQAFFVIRGKSNLLFRRVYSRTVDKSTGLRCDQTIALTARKASKDYPQHLRRIKFYDAEHDRFLVFLTNNFDLPALTIAQLYRCRWQVELFFKWIKQHLRIKRFYGTTENAVKTQIWIAIAVYVVVAIVKKRLNTEASLYTILQILSLTLFEKTPLDQLLKNAETQMSMQKDNNQLNLFN from the coding sequence ATGTATTCAGGCCAGTTGGTGTTCGCACAACTCATGGAGCATTTGCCCCTTCACACATTCCGTCGCTGCGTGCAGCGCTACCCTTCCAAATATCCCACCAAGACTTTTTCGCATCTCGATCAATTTCTCTGCATGGCGTTCGCGCAGCTGACTTACCGCGAAAGCCTGCGCGACATCGAAACCTGTCTGCGCGCCCACCAAGCCAAGCTCTATCACTTGGGCATACGAGGCAACATCGCCAAGAGCACGCTGGCCGATGCCAACGAGCAACGCGACTGTCGCATCTACGCGGATTTCGCGATGAGCTTAATCCAGACCGCCAGAAAGCTTTACGCCAGCGACAGCTTTGCGGTCGAACTGGAACAGACGGTCTACGCACTCGATACCACGACCATCGACCTGTGCTTGAGCGTCTTTCCGTGGGCACGCTTCCGCTCCACCAAAGCTGCCGTCAAGATGCATACGCTGCTCGACCTGCGCGGCAACATTCCAACCTTCATCCACATCAGCGATGGCAAGATGCACGAGGTCAATGTGCTCGATATCCTGATACCCGAAGCCGGCAGCTTTTACATCATGGATCGTGGCTTCACCGACTTCGCTCGCTGGTTCACCCTGCATCAAGCACAGGCGTTCTTTGTCATCCGTGGCAAATCCAATCTGCTCTTTCGTCGCGTCTACTCTCGCACCGTGGACAAGTCCACTGGACTGCGCTGCGACCAGACCATTGCATTGACTGCTCGCAAGGCCAGCAAGGATTACCCGCAGCACCTGCGACGCATCAAGTTCTACGATGCCGAACACGACAGGTTTCTGGTCTTTCTGACCAACAACTTCGACCTGCCTGCGCTGACCATCGCTCAGCTTTATCGTTGCCGCTGGCAGGTCGAGCTATTCTTCAAGTGGATCAAACAGCATCTTCGAATCAAGCGGTTCTATGGCACCACCGAGAATGCAGTCAAGACGCAAATATGGATCGCCATCGCGGTTTACGTCGTGGTCGCCATCGTGAAAAAGCGGCTCAATACCGAGGCTTCGCTTTACACAATCCTACAGATTTTGAGCCTGACTCTTTTCGAGAAAACGCCACTCGATCAATTACTTAAAAATGCGGAGACGCAAATGAGCATGCAGAAAGACAATAACCAATTGAATCTATTCAATTAA
- a CDS encoding ISL3 family transposase: MWHQAKCILHLLQKMGGFFNGYFTQTQTHSRRTSIPLFSPAGKDTRHLWRLQSTDHHARSALKKTACNSCGRTRSGWYDKRLRRVRDLSCGDTRIYLEIEIRRVLCRHCGKVKRERLDFLADNPLYTKRFSWYVGRRCRASTVSDIARELLLDWHTVKELDKQYMTAQLERAGTPAPKAIGIDEISIRKGHTYRIVVSDLIRGRPIWFGGADRSEDSMRQFYDWLGEKKSKGICLAVMDMWKPFRNVTNERAPQAAILFDKFHIMSHLGDALDKVRKMEYARLQGKDRRYIKGQKYVLLSNHENMTLDGRRSLKALLAANKRLNTAYLLKESFGQLWDYRSEAWARRFFENWKTSLKWQRLKPYEKFAEMVERHWDGIAAYCKPENKVSLGFVEGLNNKICVIQRRAYGLRDEEYLRLKILTSMLPRL; the protein is encoded by the coding sequence TTGTGGCATCAGGCAAAATGCATCCTGCACCTGTTGCAGAAAATGGGAGGTTTTTTCAATGGCTATTTCACGCAAACCCAAACGCATTCTCGACGCACATCGATTCCCCTGTTTTCGCCCGCTGGAAAAGATACGCGGCATCTTTGGCGACTCCAAAGCACGGATCATCACGCTCGTTCGGCGCTCAAAAAAACGGCCTGCAACAGTTGCGGCAGAACGCGCTCTGGTTGGTACGACAAGAGGCTTCGACGAGTTCGCGACCTCTCCTGTGGCGACACACGTATCTATCTGGAAATCGAAATTCGACGGGTGCTTTGTCGGCACTGCGGGAAAGTGAAACGCGAACGACTCGACTTTCTCGCCGACAACCCACTCTATACAAAGCGATTTTCTTGGTATGTAGGCAGACGGTGTCGCGCCAGCACGGTGTCGGACATTGCCCGCGAATTGCTTCTGGACTGGCACACCGTCAAGGAACTGGACAAGCAATACATGACCGCGCAACTGGAACGCGCCGGAACGCCAGCACCCAAGGCCATTGGCATCGACGAAATATCGATTCGCAAAGGACATACCTATCGCATTGTAGTCAGCGACTTGATCCGTGGTCGTCCCATCTGGTTTGGCGGTGCCGACCGTTCGGAGGACAGCATGCGACAGTTCTATGACTGGCTGGGAGAGAAGAAATCCAAAGGCATTTGTCTTGCAGTGATGGATATGTGGAAGCCCTTTCGTAACGTAACCAACGAACGCGCCCCGCAGGCGGCCATCCTGTTCGACAAATTCCACATCATGAGCCATCTCGGCGATGCTCTGGATAAAGTCAGAAAGATGGAATATGCACGTCTTCAGGGCAAGGATAGGCGCTACATTAAGGGGCAGAAATACGTACTGCTTTCCAATCACGAAAATATGACACTGGACGGCAGACGTTCTTTGAAGGCTTTGCTGGCAGCGAACAAACGGCTGAACACGGCGTACCTGCTGAAAGAGTCGTTTGGCCAGTTGTGGGATTACAGGAGCGAAGCATGGGCGCGGCGTTTCTTCGAGAATTGGAAAACCAGCCTGAAGTGGCAGCGCCTGAAACCTTACGAGAAATTTGCCGAGATGGTTGAGCGCCATTGGGATGGGATCGCAGCCTATTGCAAGCCAGAGAATAAAGTTTCACTCGGCTTTGTTGAGGGGCTCAACAATAAGATATGCGTCATCCAACGCCGTGCATATGGTCTGCGCGATGAAGAATATCTGCGACTAAAAATACTCACGTCTATGCTCCCGAGGCTCTAA